The sequence gacgttccaatcagaatcaaatccctgactgaccattttcttaatgagctgtgcacatttctttgatttgagctcgtcagagcagagctgtttacagcgtgtgccctcctcgttttggtcagaactactcagaaaattccctttatcagtcatttttcttggtcacagttgaaaatcactaccgaaaagattttagcagcaaatattttacgcggataaattaactatagcagcaacagtactggatttctacacaatacaccacaaagtattcttcacaaacatcctggtcacatatactgatccataccaattcggtcataatttatttatttacttgggaccgctcctgatgcatccctggcaaaacaatccctattgtattttattttattttatacctaatatctgaatccctaactgcctgattcactaagctcggggtacccctatctgaggtggaagagattgagtaggtttacggtgccactggacctcccgtccagggacgcactctgccggggtggtgctacaccaatgcccacctgggccccccacagagcatgcttcacttgcgctgtttgctgttttaatccttaacagctctctcagcgacttcttatactttcaatagtataattaaattactcttcacttgcctcgtcggagtgaagctctcccgctccccttcaaaatctcttccagtcagacagccctaacaattaataaaagcttcctaccttgtttgctgatttgccagagatgtcaccacggagtgattgcccgcatcctccaccaaactgttaggggtataacagttgtgacccggaccagatatggagaaagaagaccaggagtcgagaagttcaattaaagaatcaaaaatttactgaagtatagtctgcagtgaaattggtagagccagcggcaaagtctcacgaggagatcgaacgccaactcgtaccttacacaaaatcttacatcaattataccatttgcaaggatgtacattccattattttactcctgattggctaaaagaccataaagtcacaacatatagacagctatgcggcctatcaacattaatcagcgcacttgtcgtccgagcccgagatttacatctgaagtgacctcgcagatggtcgcggggcgtcttcgagtcggcttggtgtgcatccctgggttcaaaacctgggtagaaagtcaaacgcacacacaaaacactgacgaagagacacaagagagccagagcaccacgttatcaggccatttaaaccaaaacagagagataaaatattcactcctcgggcagaggagaggggtagaaataacatacatttcttccctaaagaaataataagagaaaatcacacttctactattcaggtattattacataggactttaaaccatataattagtcatggaaaggtaacaatcaaacacagaatacatctggaacctatgtttaacgcattctcccagagcatcacagataagcttatccccaaaagaccttcagcctacgtgcaggacagagagaaagtctctggaatgttcctaaaagagactagttagcattcaacacacatatgattcaaagtatatttcagttatgcataagaaaatagaattgattatgtgatcatgcatatagttaattcatcactttattaaagaagttaagcaacagaatacagatagatattgatataaaaggatatatatatatatatgtattgatatatctgaagagacaagggattttgaccctcacccttcagtagtATCCCTGTCTACGTCTTCCTCCTCACATAACACGCCCTTgcctttttattttgtctttattttcaaTAGTGTGGATGGAGAGATCAAGCATTGTGTCATTTACCAAACGGCCACAGGTTTTGGATTTGCTGAGCCTTACAACCTTTACGGTTCCTTGACAGACTTGGTCCTGCACTACAAACACACCTCCCTCGTCCAGCACAACGACTCACTGAATGTAACTCTGGCTCACCCGGTCCTCGCACAGCACCCTAGATGAGCACCATGACACGAGAAGGCTGAGGAGATGCATATAAAGCACGACTAAGCACATTATACAGAGCAACATATACTAACACcgaaatgttatgtttattgtaGGAAACAGATATAGCACAGTATAttatctcaagtaaatgtatggCTTTTTTGTAAGCCCATAGTTTTCCGTATCAGTCAAATGCAGATGCAGTAATTATGGTAAGATCACAGCTTCAGCGCTCTGTATAAgttgtttgaaaaacaaaaaagatgtctCAAAGACATTGCATACATTGCAGTGGTTAGGGCCCACAGATCTTGTCTCTTAGAGAGGAAAGTGTCCAATGATTCCAAGAAAGCTTGAACTAGAGCTGGATGAAATGAAGAATGAACTGAAAGTTGCAGCTGTTATAAATCAATCTTTTAGCCATTATGTCACTGCTGTGGGTTATCATCCTATGTGTATTATGTTTGATAGTTTGCTTCTGCCTATTGAATGaatggatttctttttatgtgagTTGTCCTATAGAAGATGTGAAACAAATAAGtgaatctttatatatatatatatatatatatatatatatatatatatcacaagtgGTGGATGGACACTTCAGTTCTGTTTGCTTCAAATCTGCCTCTTTCTTAAAAGCTAGTTATCATTGTCACAGCAAATAGTCgttaacatttttattcttttattttaaataccaCAGACCTAGAGTCTGAGATCATAAAGACCCCATGACACCCCTTGacaattttctttcctgtgttgatatttcctatatttttgaaacaggaaATTAGGGCGGTACATATTGAAGGCCTTgtccctttttgttttttgttttttttattagccAATAGACTTAATGCAATAGTTCAGCCAAagatgaatattctctcatcatttactcaccctcattacatcccagatgtgtatgacattttcttctgctgaacacagatctttagaagaatatttcagctttataggtcctcacattgcaagtgaatgggtaccaaaacgttgaagctccaaaaaacttaaagacagcataaaagtattccagaaGACTCCATTGTTATAATCTATACCTTCAGAAgaaatttgataggtgtgggtgagaaacagatcaacattgaagtctttttttttttttttttactttaaatctccttCTTGCCCagtggtggtgatatgcatgaagaatttgaatcaccaaaaactaaaaatgaaagtggagattcagaGTAATAAAGGacatgaatattgatctgtttctcacccacacttatatttctcctgaagatatagatttaaccactgaagttgtatggattagttttatgctggctttatatgctttttgttcTTAAAAGATTTGGTCCCTTCAATTGAGCTAAGAAATAattctaaaaatatgaatttgtgttcagcagaagaaagaaagtcatacacatctgggatggcatgagtgagagtaaattatgagataattttcatttttgggtaaactatcgcTTTAAGTCATCACAGCCTTGAACCATCATCACAGCCTTGAACCATGATTTGATACTTGCTAATCAGTTGCACATGGCATtgagggagggacattctcattctagagatcaAAACAATATTGATTTCATGGGGCCTTTAATGATTTCTGTGAACTGGTATTGTAGCAGATGTTGGTgcttcctttttttattattatttgttttgtttacttttgtaatgtGAGAATAATGCATAGCTATATACAAAATCTTTAATCTTCAGAACAGAGACGGTGTGGTCCAGGCAATAGTGATCCCAAAGCAAAGACACGCACAGTAACTTACTCTAAGCTCCACTCGCATAGAAGGATTTTGTGGGAAAATGTCAGTTAAGAGCCAAGTGATACACTGGTCTGTACATCATCACACAAATAATTAAGCAGAATATTAGAGAGTGATCGGATCCTTTGTATTAAGCAGAAGCAAATATTATGTTGGCATAATAAGAATGAGCGAATTAATGTGAGATTGTTGGAGTTTGTACAGCTCTTGGTTGGGAGTTGCCTGAATACTGCAATGCATGGAAATGCATGAAAGTTTAATGATTTAATTGACCTGGTTTAAAAGTGCCTTCTGCCCATGTGCTTTCTTGTGATTGGGCAGCACAGAATGCTTCACTTCTATAGATTTTATTAATCAGGATATTTCACAGGTTTGAATTGGTATTCCAAGCAAGTTAATCATTTTATGGAACAATCTCAAAGCACAATTATATgtagttttttaaaaaaaatcaaaaacagaGGAACCTCTTAGTAAACCTTTTGAAATTGGAAGTAGCGAGTTCAAGAAGAACACCGTGAAATGTAACCGTATGATCGATGTAAGGACCCCTTATTTGTAATGTTAAACATTGGCATTTAAGCTTTTTAATGAGCTTTGGTCTTCAACAACTGATATGCACTTTTGAGGATGTCAGTTCATTAAAAAAGCTTTTTAACCACAAGAGTAATTCTGTCCATTTTAAATCACTTTACAAAGTTAGTTGTTATTCTGGTTGTATTTTAACCTATATAAATAGGCTGGCTGGCTAGCTTGCTAAGGCTGATGCAGTGTAATAGTCAAGTTGATTTAAGGCAAGTTGAAATTAACAACCTTGTGAAAATGACTTTGAAAAACTGGTCTGAATTTAGTATATTGATTGTTATCTCTTTACATCCTCCTTTGAGATTGATGATGCATTTTTATGAATCTGCCACTTTCAAAAATGGGTCAATCTTTTAATGTTTCACAATTGTGTCTATCGCTATAATCTTTGGTTTGATTTTGTTCTATCTATAAGATCAAGTTGTTTTGCAGAGATGGTATGGTGCATGGAGACACTGGTTATGATTCCTTGAATGTTCTGACTGACTGATGCGGGATTTACAAGCACAGAGAATGAGCCAGAGTGCTGGATGTGAAGAGTTTGCGTGTGAGATAAAGCAATGGATTGGAATCCTCTAAATGCACTATACGAGCACATGTTATGATGTGTTGTTGGTGACAATTAATGAAGCTTGACAGCCTTTATGAGCAACAGAATAGTTTAGGTAAACATTTTAGTTATAGGCCTGAAATAAAACAATGTTAGTGTCATAATGTGTTATGGTAGTGCCGAAGTTGGTCTGTTCTTTTTTTCTCTAACTACTAGAGGCTATAATTGTATGTCAATGTTTTATGTTCCTCGTTGTAAGTTACGACCTTACAGATTCAAAGATAAGCTAGCTTGAATATCTCTCTTTCATTCAGTACAGTTGCAAATGTTTACAGTATCTAATTAACCAAATAGAAGATGTATTTTCAGACCTACTCTGTCTGAATCTGAACAGACAGGGcttaatgtccttttttgtgcctctgttgttttaaacttgaagattttgttttctgtctttttcaaTCTGCTCCCTCATCTCAGAATGTCTTTTCTTCCGAAAGGAAAAAGGAAGTTTCACACATTCTTTTACATTgactttaaaatgcatttgttaaATGTGACCCAGAGCAAGTTTTTCAGACAGTTAATTCATTTATCCCATATTTTCCATAGTAGACATACTCTGCTTATACGTTATGTCGAGTAACAAGAATACAGAAGGAAATAAAATGTATAGCCTGGTTTCTGTCTAACTTCCCTCTGTACTTTCAGAAATGGTTATAATAAGCATTTTGTTTCCCCCTTTTTACATAAACTGATGGCCAGATATTAATAGCTGCGTATTTTCGCTTTGTTATAAATCGCAGAGTGTCATATCCATCTATAGATACAGCGTGATCTATATGCCTCTAGTAATTAAGACAttcaatataatttatttgatatCTGATGAGTATAATTTTACCCGTGCTGTTTTCACATGGTCATACAAAATTATACCTGAATGCCCTGTTTCCCTTGTGCATGAAGTAGCTTGTTGAAGCTAATCCCCACCAAAGTGCCATTGGACACAGAGGAGAGGGAgcgctgttgttttgtttttttgcccagTACTATTTTACTGGACGTGTGTGTGCGCACAATATTTATGTTCATACTTCTACTtcctttacttctttcttttctCACCAGTCTGTTTTTGAGTACAGATTTTTCAGTGTACAGTTTGAATCAGTGTTGTTTGTCTCTCCAACAGGTACACAATCATTATGGATGTACGGTTCTTTAATAGGTAgatgaaattatttttaagacAATAAAAAGATATTGAGTCTATTGCACCTTCTTGTCTTTTGTCTTCAGTTTGGTCTTGTGATGCATGTAGTAGTTGTTTATGATCAACAATAGTTGTCTATGATCAACTATTGCAGTAGCGTGAGTCATGCTGAAACAACAGAAAGACTGCAGCCCAGATTAAGTACAGTAGGTTGTGTCATGTCTTTATAAAGACAAGTATGCTTTGGCATGTGCCATTTACCTCGGCGTGGGAAAACAGGTGCAAATATACTGTAGTGACAACCTGTGGAGCATTTCAAAGTCAAAATCTGGATGATTTACAGAACACTTTTGTattgatttacataaaaatactgTTTAGATGTTTGCTGATGATAAAGTTGTGAAAAAGTCATGTAACAATTTCATGTTCTGTCTGGTCAAAAATTAAAAGAACAGAAATCTTGCAATTCTGATAAGGTGGTGTAAACCTTTGTGTGGTTTGGGGacaaaagtgagctaaatctgacaaaatccATACATTTATGTTTTAAAGAAATGCAAAAAGTTGTATTTTATGGTTAGTCTATAGTAATTATAATCACCTTTATATGAAAGAAATAGAAGTCTACAGTatgttctatttattttacaaaccCGTGATAGATAAAATCCCTCTACATTTACAGCGAACTGTGAACTGTTTATATTGCATAGACGCTTTGAGAATTGAGAATCGACTCCAAATCTCGGAATCGACTCCTCTCAGGGCGTGATGTGTTCGGAATGTGTTTACGTACACGACTTCTAAACTACTACACTCTGTACTAACTACAGAAGCCTTTACATCAATCATTCAAATGACAGATTATAAAATAAGTGCAGCAAAACACCTGCTGTCTCCCCAGTTTTTGGTTGCAAGAAAATAGAACCTAAAGAGAACGCATCTGCTCAGCCAACCTTCTCTCTAATTTATCCTATGGGATAGGCACAtctacattttttataatttttaatagCTAATTAAACGGTCATTCATAGTATCATAAATAGAAAACGCTTTATCTTGCGTTTGTTATGAGATTTCACTTCACCTCACGTTTTTAGAGAATCGAAACATAATCTAGACAATGAGTCTAATCGACTCTTGGAATCGAGTCCGAAACTGGGAATTCAAATCTGAGTCGATTCCCAAATTTCTGGAATCGAACAGACCTAGACTGGCTTTCCGAGTTTTGCCAGATTTTAATGACGTCATGTGACCTACGCCAATCACAATGTTGCAACTTCAAAATCCGTAGGAGGAAGAACGTTTAAGATGTAGGACTCACTCGTTTCCATTCGTAGTGAAGGGCAAGCAGTTCACCAGAAATCATGTTCGGTTTCAAGGTTTTTGCGATGTTCTACGCCTTCGTTACTTTGCTGAATCAAGCGCACGGAAGATTTGAATTCTGTAAATATCCACCTTCAAAGTGGTGCGACACTGAGGAGATTGCGGCTGAGTGTGGGGTAAGTAGTTATTATCAAGTCAAATCTTGCTCTTTGACACATAAATAAATCAGTTCCCATGATGGAAAGGTTTTGTTTGTCATAATTTTGTCAATGCTTTTACTGTCGCGAGACAGGGAAACTGTTGAAGGTAATCTGGATACATTGCTAATTCCTTTGCATTGCAACTGTGACTTGAGAAAATCCCTTTGTTCAAAACTCAAATTGCCAGCTTGGGCATCAGAATGCAGAAGTGTGTACTGTAATGAAGTTCCCCATTATTCTCTTTTTCAGGTGCTGGAGCAATGCATGAAGTTCAATGTGACAAAGCCCAACGCTGACCTGGTGAATGTGAGCCTGTACTATGAATCACTGTGCCCTGGATGCAGACAATTTCTAGTAATACAGCTCCTTCCAACTTTCGTTATGTTGCAAGACATCATGAACATTGAGCTGGTTCCATATGGAAATGCACAGGTAAAATAATGGCTCACATTCAtgtttgttaaattaatgtcaAAATGCTTTTGCTCatcgtgtgtgtgtttctgttgtaGGAAAAAACAGAAAAGGGCAAGTACACCTTTATATGTCAGCATGGAGAAGGTGAATGTCAGGGTAACATGATTGAAGTAAGGTTTTGCCATTTATTTTACTGTTCGACCATTTAAAAAGCAGAAGTGGAAGGATCTTGAATCGAGGCGATAAAGGTTTGCGCTAATATTTGTTATCTTTCCAATCAGACCTGTCTGCTGAATAAATTAGGCTTTGATGCTATTCCAGTCATTTTCTGCATGGAGTCAGGAACAGATGTGCTGAAAGCAGCCCAGCCTGTGAGTGGTCATCTCCATTTACAATATTTGTTTACTCTTTTAATTTTTCTCATCTCATAAATGACAAATGTGGAGTCCTAGTGCAATGCTAATCTTTTTCCTTTTATCTCAGTGTCTTGGAATCTATAAACCTGATATAACATGGGACTCAATCATGGAGTGTGTGAAGGGAGATCTGGGCAATAAGTTAATGCACGAAAACGCAATGAAAACAGATGCACTGAAACCCTCTCATCAGTATGTGCCTTGGATAACCATCAATGGGGTAAGGAAGCTTATTTACTCTTTACAAGTAAAATGCTTTTATTAGTGTTTTCTAGTCATTATATGGCTCAATATTGTTCTTGCAGGAACACTCTGAAGATCTTCAGGATAAAGCGATGAATTCTCTCTTCAGTCTTGTGTGCAGCTTGTATAAGGTTTGTTACAATTAAACATGGGATGTTTAAAGGAATGgattgcccaaaaatgaaaattcttccatTATATACTCgccttcatgtcatcccagattactttctttcttctgcagaacacaaacaaatgttttaaaagaatatatcagctcccATATAAAGCAATTGAATGATCAggccttttaagctccaaaaagcagataaagtcggcataaaagtattccatatgacttcagtggtttaatccatttcttctacagcgatccagttggttttgggtaagaacagaccaaaatgtaactcctttttcactgtacatcttgacagtagtctccttggcgatcatgatttcaagctagaTAACACTTCCTACAGCACAATCTATTGAGTTTGacatcatgattgtgcctagaaattgcaatgcaaaggtgtacaatgaaaaaggagttatgttttggtctgttctcacccagaaCCAACTGGATCACATCATCAGACATTGAGTCAACCACTGTAGtcgtatggattatgtttatgctgactttatctcctttttgaagcttcaaaggcctgatcatcatttatttgcattgtatggacatacagatctGAGaccttcttttaaaaatcttaatttgtgttaagcagaagaaagtcatacacatcatagatgacatgagggtgagtagataatgagagaattttccgtTTTGGGTTTTTTTAAAGCTATTGatatcatttattttcaatgttttatcATATCATTGTTGATTTGACTATCACATGAtgtgttatttgtatttatattgcaGGGTGAAAAAACAGCAGCTTGTACTCTTGGGCTGAAAAGGAAAACCAGCAGTTACTGCCTGAGCTAATCAGTCCTTAAATCTGATTTAAGC comes from Xyrauchen texanus isolate HMW12.3.18 chromosome 9, RBS_HiC_50CHRs, whole genome shotgun sequence and encodes:
- the LOC127649336 gene encoding gamma-interferon-inducible lysosomal thiol reductase-like, with the translated sequence MFGFKVFAMFYAFVTLLNQAHGRFEFCKYPPSKWCDTEEIAAECGVLEQCMKFNVTKPNADLVNVSLYYESLCPGCRQFLVIQLLPTFVMLQDIMNIELVPYGNAQEKTEKGKYTFICQHGEGECQGNMIETCLLNKLGFDAIPVIFCMESGTDVLKAAQPCLGIYKPDITWDSIMECVKGDLGNKLMHENAMKTDALKPSHQYVPWITINGEHSEDLQDKAMNSLFSLVCSLYKGEKTAACTLGLKRKTSSYCLS